GCATGTGAAAACATGGGAACTAGAGCAGGCAtcagaaatagaaattaatttgCAAGATCAAAACCAATTGCAAATGGCCAACAATGAGCTTTTAGTTTGGCAAGCCTGCTACGTGGCTAAATAAGCAGGAGTAGGTGGCCGGCATTGGTAAACAGTTCTATGTCTGTCCTCAGCACTACGCTGAGCACTGTGTCCTGGAGACAAAGCTTGGCAGGGGCCAGAGAAGAGCTTCCAAAACAGGGAGAGGCTAGGAAACAAGCTGCATCCCTCCCATGGAGAAGATGGGACCctgaggtggaggaggaagagccCATCTGCTGACTTCAGCATCATCGCTCCAACTGACTCTGTGTTCTCTTTCAATCTGAACTGTTCTGTGTCTTCCAGGCATGGGAAACTGAATCTCATGCCTAGGAGTgacctttcttccctccttccttccgtccttcctttcctcctccttccttccacaaatatttaGGTTGTGCCTATGATGTGCCAGGCGCTCTTCTAGGTGCCAGAattacagaaatgaacaaaataggTAAAAATAACTGCCCTCATGGAAGTTAGATTCTAGCGGAGGGAGCTagacaataaataaacaagtaaaatatcTAATATGTCAGATGGTGAGAAATGCTGTGCCAAAACTAATGCAGGGACGGGGATAGCACGTGCTGCGGGTAGGAATCATGCAGGCTTCCTACTTCAAATGGAATATTCAGCGAAGGCTCACTaataaggtgacatttgagcagcaACTTAAAGGATGTGAGAAAGCAATGCATGCAGATATTTGGGGGAATATTTTCCACGCAGAGAGAACAACtgcaaagaccctgaggcaggagtgtgcTTTATGGGTTGGGGCCATTGTGGCTGTAGCACAGGGAGGGAGACAACGGCAGTATTTCGGTCCGAGAGGTAGCACGGCTGCTGTGAAGACTTTGGTTTGTCTACGAGACAGCCAGCCAGTGCAGGGACTGGGAGTAAGGACTGACAGGAGCAAGTGTAGATTTTAAGGATTTTTCCAGCTGGCCATGTTAAGAATAGACTGTAGGTGGGCCTTAGACACTAGCAAGATCAACAACTGGGAATGAGAATGAGGGAGACGGTAGGGAGGTTTTAGAAGAGAAAGGTGTGCAATAGTCACCCAGGAGAATGGGAGGCCGAGTGAACTCGGGAAGTCTAGTAGAATTGCCAGAGTTCACTTGGAGGTGGTGGTCACTATTAATGGCCCTCAAGTTAAATTCcacataattttgtattttccccCAGTCTTGTTACTCTGTGCAGATACAGGCACTGAGTGGGTGGGAAGTTTATTTAACAAGGGTTAGGTATTGCCAGGAGAGTGCAGTGAAGTCAAAGAGGACTCAGGGATTTGAGTGAGTGCAAGAGAGAGGGTATGATAATGACCGTGCAATCTAAGTTGCGTGGTGAAGAAAGTGCTAACATGAAAGGGGTGCTAGGTAGTGAGAGGGTGGTAGGACAGTGGATCACAGATCTCAGTGGTGCCAAAGAATTGCTGGTGTTGGAGCACTGGAGGAAGTGAGCTAAAGGGATAAAGATTATATTAGTTAGGTATACTAGTGAATGAAACAAATAGGTCTCAGGAATGGCAGACATCTATTTCTCACTAGCGTAAGAACTAAAAACTAATTCTGCAGATAGTTCTCCTCCATGTGGTAATTCAGGGACCCAGTCCTCTTTAATCTTGGGGCTCTGCCATTCCTTAGGGCCCGTGATCATCTGTGTACAGCTAGTGGAAGAGGAAAATAGAAATCTAACTTCTTCAAAGCCTGGGACCAGAAGTGATTCTCACCATTGCCACTTACGTCTCATTGGCAAAAACTAGTCTCGTGGCCATCCAGCAAAAGGTGGCTGGGCAGCCACTTCTCAGAGATAGCTACACTACATAAGGGGTAACATACATTTTGTTGGCCAGTTAGCTATCTCTTATAGAGGTGGTGATGAGACAGTGGGATGCTTGTAATTCTGATCATAGAAGGATTGTAGCTCTTGGTCTAGAGAATGGCCACAGGGACCAGTGGCTGAATTAAGAGAGGACAAAGTTATTGGAGGAGTGGTGGGCCAGATGCAAGAGACCCTACAGGGACTGGAGATACGGGTGTTGGGACCAGCAAGAGTTATGCCTGGAGCAGTGTTGGAGAGACAGTGAGCCAGGGCTAAAACCATCAAGCACTAGGGGGACGACTGTAACACAGGGACGGGGTGGGGTGGAGTCTTTTCCTCAGAGAAGtgttgcctgttcctatgtccttttattttttttgacctTAGTTTCATGGCCTTCAAGAAAGTGACACTCTTGCCCTACTCCTTTCCCATTGCACTCCTCCAGACAGGTTTCTGAGAAGCCCAAGGCCACATCCTAGGCATCTGGTAATGTTTCTCTAAGAAATCCTGGTACTTCTTGGATTTCTGGAAACCTCTGGATAGTTTCAAAGTCATAGCTAGCCTCCTGCATTCGCCCTCTTTTGGTAACCCTTCACCCACATAGGCACGTGTGTAtgcaggctctctctctctctcacacgttctcatacacacacatagagacaccattcacacacagacacacgtaaacacacccatacacacattcatgcacgtacacaaacacacacattcacatacactcatatacacatacatacacactcatacaaacacacacacacacacacacacacacacacaccctctccacTTCTCCAGTGCTTCCATCTTGGTTCTTGGCTCTCCAGGTCATAGTTAGTAACATCGGTCTGAACTATACAGCCCCTAGGGAGCCGCTGGAGAAAGACTGATCCCATAAAAGGGAATTATGAGAGGATAGGAACAATTATAGAATAGTAAAACAGGCATAAACTTTAGCAGGATAAAAGTAGGGTAGGTATTAGGAGGAATTTTCTAATCAGAAGTCAAGATCTTTGGACTTGaagtagttttctctttttttttttttttttttcctttttgagacgaagttttgctcttattgtccaggctggagtgcaatggtgcgatctcggctcactgcaacctctgcctcccaggttcaagcaattttcctgcctcagcctcccaagttgctgggattacaggcgcccgccaccacacccggctaatttttgtatgtttagtagagacggggtttcaccatgttgaccaggctggtcttgaacttctgacttcaggtgatccaccctcctcagcctcccaaagtgctgggattagaggcgtgagccaccacgcctggcctgaagtaGTTTTCTCTAAGAATTTTTGAGAAAGAATTAGACAGCATCCTGTCTGAGAGAAACATCGTACTGAGAGCAGCCTAACTCAGAGCCAAAGGCCCTCAAAGAACTTTTCAAGATGCCTTTTCTTTAAGATCCTATGAAGGGAGAAAACCAAACTGTGACTCTCACAGACCTGCTCTTAGAAAACCTAGGCTCTTAAAGGCTCTAGGCTTTGGTTCACATCCCTCCTGTCATCTGAGGAGGAGAAAGACCTTGGGCATCAGGGGAAGCCATGCCTCCCCAAGGTCAGTACAATTTACACCTCGCTTGACTGCGGATGTGTGAAAAGAGATGCCTCAAATGAGCCCCGGCATTCACATTCTTAGCAAAGAGTCAGATTGCGCCTGGGTTGGGTTGGGAGGCGATTGGAGAGCATGCTGCTGACCTGCTGACCGGGCATCTGAAGCTGTCacactctctcctgccacctctgCACGTAGTCAGCTGAGTCATCCTCACGTCCATCCTCTGCCCTCCCACAAGGAGCCGGGACCctgctgggagcagaggcctcaccTACTCATCCTCAGAGTCCATTCTAGAGACTTAAGTTTCGTCATCTTGTCAGGAAACCCACTGATAAGCAGAGAATCGGCAATGGAGCCGTCCAGGGAGGGACAGACCGCCGTCCTCGCGGGCAGCCTCCTTCCTTGCTCTCTGCCCAGCCAGGATCCCCTCTAGATCTCAAGGGCCAGTCTGCTCCTCTTCCCCTAACTCCCCCACCTTAGCTTATGTTCCACATAAacccatttctttcatttttctctttagttcaGGTATAAGAATGCTAACATTTTCCAAGGTGTTTttctaagaaacaaaagaaacactAGGTGGAAACACATACATTAGGTCACAGCTACCCATAACAGCCCATTCCCTACCTGAGGTCTCAGCAGGGCGGGGCTCAGCGGGCACTTCTGCCAGGCGTGAAGGCCTGGGTTCATCTCCCAGCCTCAACCCTTTGCAGTTCTTGGGTATGTCTAGCCCCCGCCTTCCCTCTGGGCCTCCTCCCTCCAGGGGCAGGCCACTGTCCAAGCCCTGACTGTGGTGCTCAGTGCTGGGTACACACTGGTGGGCAAGACACAGCTAGTGCTCTGAGAATGGGTCTTTCAGACACACAATCTTAGATGGGGAGGCAGGAGTCTCTGGTGCCAGGCACATCGTCACCGCTAGCCGGGAGGTCTCCAGAATACCGGCTTCTTTCTCGGAGCCCTCTTGCTCCCAGCATCCTTGTTCTGGTGCTTACAGGCCCTTCCTAACGCCGACATTCTGTAGGCAGGCGGCACAGGGACAGCAGAGCCAGCTCCTCTCCAGCCCTCTCCCCAGCAAATATAGGAAGGGTTAtttcctcccccaacacacagtgGGGAACCAAGCCCGACAAGATGAGGTTATGACCCTCCTTTCCAAGTACGGCCCTCTTTTTCAAAACACTCTTAAGTCACATCCGCCCGTTTTCAACTCCTTGGTTGCTTGCCAAGATGGCCACAGGAGAGGAGCCCATCACACAAACGCGTCTTCTGTTCTTCATGCCCCGCCCCTCCCAAGCCACCAGAGCCCAGCCGAGGGCAGCCACAGCAGGGTCACTCAGCCGCCTGGGGCTGCTGCATCTGTGCTGAGGCAGTCAAGCCCTGAGCAGGGCAGGGAGGACGGGCACTCAGGCCCGTCAAGTCCCCTCATCACATATTCCTGAGGTGCAGTCTAAGACAGGCACAGCCCAGGTGAAAACATAAGCCACACAGCACAAAAGGAAACTGCAGAAATCAAATGGACCGTGTGCACTGTACATTGCTATTGATCTTCATTTGCAAAGGTCTCGCGACCTTGAGATTATCATGGGGAGACCCTGGGAGTGAAGTTCTCTGGACAATGCTTGCCGACTGAGCTGGAGGAAGGATACAGAAGCAGCTCTGTTTCAGCTGCGTCACTTACATGTTTGTGTTCTGTAATGTACATATTTAAACAGTTCATCTATAAGTAAACATACGTTTGTCATAGTGAATGCTCAGGGAAGTATTTTCACGGAAGTGTGTGTTATCAAAGAGTCTGGAATCCACTATCGAGCAGTCATGCTGTTTGCCACAGGAATGTACCAGGGGTGAAGTTCTTCCAACTGCCAAGAATGAACTGTGGCAAGAGTCCTGGgttgttgggaactgaagcacTATCACATTCTACTGAAGCTAATATCAGCCAGGCGACTGCCTGTGCCTGAGAAAGGAGGAGACAGCAGCCAGGAAAAGGCCAGAAAATGGTGTCCGTCTCAGCCAGGCCCCCGAGGGAATGCAGGTGGAATATTTGTGCTTCGGCAGCTGAGACAGTGTGAGGCATCCCAAGCGGAGAGAAATGACACCTGGTCATTCTCCAAACCTACACTCAGCACTTTTCCAAGCATTTCCTGTCTTCATCCTGGAAGCCCATACACATCATCTAATCTCTACTTCTCACTGGGACAGACCTGTGAGATCAAAGGGAAATGAGTGGTGGACCTAATCTGTCCCAGAATCTATACAAAATGATCCTCTGCAAACTGGAAGAAGACTGTGCAGGCGCCCGGGAGCGGAGTGGCCATGCAGAGGAAGGGACCCAGACACGTGTTCTCTCTGCAGTGACATCAGTGTTGTCTCCGTGAGCGGCTGGGGAGGTCAGGGTGTTGACTCTGCCTACAGAATGGAGAGCATTCTCCTGAGACCCACAGCTAACTGGGAGGTCAGGATTGACATGGAAAGTGGCCTTGATAAAAGGAATGGTATTAAGGACAAGTGTAGAAAAGGGTGGAAAGACAAACCACACAGACTAGGCTGGTCTGtacacaaacagaaaaataaaaatgcctcCATCAGGATGGAATGCCTCTAGATGATGGAAAGTCAGTACTTGAGAGTTACAAATTAAGAGAACTGTCAGACTCGCGCTCTAGTGTTCCTTCTGCTGAGACTTTAATGTTTCCCAGGGTGTTCCTTAAGCCAACCCCTCATCCCCAAATCCCAGCAGGATGATGGGAgcactcttcccctcccctctaaGAAGGGCTTAATTTGGTGACCAGTTCCTGGGCCACTCACCCACAGCAGGCAGCTGGATGCAGGATTTACTTTCTCTGAGTATCCATCTcctattctctctctttccatcacTCAGAGCACCCCAAGATCTGGCTACCTCGGGCCCTGAGGCAGACCTACATCCGGAAGGTTGGGGACACAGTGAACCTACTAATCCCATTCCAGGTGATCATGCCAGCCCTATACTGGGTCCATGTCTGGGGCCAGTGCAGGTTTTGGATTTGGAAACAGATACCAAGAGTCCTGCTAGCAGAGGGGCAATCTTCCCAGCCTTGGATAGAAGGGGTCACACCACCAGAAGTCTGAGGCCAAATGACCTCTGCACTCCTGAAGGTGGGTTTGGATAGGACTGGGTGTGCACCCATGAGATGGTGTGAGGCTAATCCATGCCCTATAGTCTGCAGAAGCCTCAGAGCTTGCAGTTAGAAGGGTTCTTGGGAGTTTGAGCGGCTATTCAATTGGTCCCAGCTGCCCCAGGTGTTCATGACCTAAGATCTCAGAGGTTGGGAGACTCAAAGCCATCCCTCTTTCCCAAGATCCTTAGGCTGTTGCTGAAAGGAGGAGGCCCCCGGGAGGGTCCACCAACTTCTAACTCAAGGAATGTGCAGCTCCAAGTCAAGCCTCCCTGTGGACCTGGGGTGGACAGGACCCCTACAGCAGCATGGAGAGTCAGGAAGCCTCTCAGGGCTGCTCAAAGCGTTACCCTCATTCCTCAGGGCAAGCCCAAACCTCAAGCCATCTGGACACACGATGGCTGTGCCTTGGACACCAGGCGTGTGAGTGTGCGGAATggggagcgagactccatcctcTTCATCCGAGAAGCCCAACGTGCTGACTCAGGTCGCTACCAACTCCGTGTGCAGCTGGGTGGCCTGGAGGCCACCGCCACCATTGACATCCTGGTGATTGGTACGGTGGGAGAAGTGGGAGATGGGGGGGTCCTCAGGAACTCCCTCTCCAGGCTGAAGAGGAGCCAGCTCAGAGAGCTGGGGAAGCTGGGGCAAGGCTCCCACGTCATGTCTGGGACACAGGGTGGGCGCAGGAGGGGTAGCTGAGCAGAAAAAGGGGCCAGGGCACTCCTGAAGTGACTTCAATGCATGTGGGATGTTCCATGCCCACTGCCATGGCTTTGCCCTTTCAGAGAGGCCAGGCCCTCCTCAGAGTATTAAGCTGGTGGACGTTTGGGGCTTCAGCGCTACACTGGAATGGACACCTCCCCAAGATACGGGGAATACAGCACTTCTGGGATACACGGTGCAGAAGGCTGACACAAAATCTGGGGTGAGGCCagctgggaaggaaggagggtggaAGACGGCATGTTGGGACAGGCCTCTGGTAGCTCCACATGGGGTGGCTGATTTCTGGCATCATGTTTGGTCCTGCAGCTGTGGTTCACGGTGCTGGAGCACTATCACCGCACCAGCTGCATCGTCTCTGACCTCATCATCGGCAACTCCTATGCCTTCCGCGTCTTTGCTGAAAATCAGTGCGGACTCAGTGAAACAGCCCCCATCACCACGGACCTCGCCCACATCCAGAAAGCAGGTAAGGGAGGCACGGGGACCATGAGCTGGGAAGACTTAaggataggccgggcacagtggctcatgcctctaattccagcgctttgggaggccaagacaggcggatcacctgaggtcaggagttcgagaccagcctggccaacatggtgaaacctcatctctactaaaaatacaaaaattagccaggcatggtggtgcatgcctgtactcccagctactcaggaggctaaggcaggagaattgcttgaacttgggagttggaggttgcagtgagctgagatcgcgccactgcactccagcctgggcaatagagtgaggctccatctcaaaaaaaaaaaaaaaaaaaaaatactaaggaTAAAGAGTCGACGAGGGCTGGGATCTCAGAAGCTACATCCCAGCCCCTCTTGGTGCCCTCAGCTACTGTTTACAAGACCAAGGGGTTTGCCCAACGAGACTTCTCTGAAGCCCCAAAGTTTACCCAGCCTCTGGCCGACTGCACAACAGTCACCGGCTATAATACCCAGCTCTTCTGCTGTGTCCGCGCCTCTCCCCGGGTGAGTGGGGGCTCTGGGGGACGCTGTGCTGAGCTGCTTCTTTTTCCTACCTGTCCTAACCTAAGCTGAGTTGCAGAGCACTGTAACATAACATCTGTTACCATCACCGCCATCTGCCTCTTCTACAGCACGGTATTTAGGAACAGTCCGGGTGCTTGGAGTCCAAGACAGACTGATGAGAATGACATTTCCTTTTGAATGTTTGTTTCTCATATATGAAGGTGTTGCTTACTGACCTGCTGGCAATTAGGCATGTGCTTCAAGTTGTTTCTCTGGTAGGAGTGACAGAGTCCTGGTGGTTTCTCCTTCCCATGCATACCTCATCCCATCAGGGCCGTGCACAGGCAAGCTGCCTAGAGTTCAGCCTTTGGCCACAACCCTGAGCAAGGCTCTCTGTCTATTTACAATCTAGTCATCATGCTCCACACACAGCAGAAAACACCATTAACAACCTGTACCAAGAATCTTTTTGGTTTTGAGTCTGGGCCAGACTACATGGAGACAACATCTCAGACGGGGCATATCAAAAGCCCACTCTAGAAGCTACTCTCTAATCAGAGGGGACAGAGGCAACTCACAAGTCAGCAGTGGGAACAGAATACGAATGGTTCACAAGAGGTGAGCCTGATGCTCAGTGCTTCTGATCCATAAAGGGGCTGCCTGAGAGCACGGAACAGAAGTTAGCAGTTTTCTTCCAGTCAGAAATATTGGTGAAGAAAGTGAAGTTTCAGGTGCTATTTTCAAACAAGAGAAGGAGCTTGGGGGACTGCTGGTGGTACTGGAAGGGGAACCCCTTCCCACAACATGAGGAACAGGGAGCCTTCCAGAAAGCCATTATCTCTATGTAGACAGAGTCCCAGAAACTGAGCACAGAAAGACTATTGGTTCTTACCCTCGCCCCTCCTTGCTGCCTCCCTCATCTTTGTCTTCCAGCCCAAGATCATCTGGCTGAAGAACAAGATGGATATCCAAGGCAACCCTAAGTACAGAGCCCTGACTCACCTGGGAATCTGCTCCCTAGAGATCCGCAAGCCGGGTCCCTTTGATGGAGGCATCTATACCTGCAAGGCGGTGAACCCCCTAGGGGAGGCATCTGTGGACTGTCGGGTGGATGTGAAAGGTAAGGGCAAGAGGAGAACTAGTGCCTTAGGGTGCCAGTCACCTCCTCTCTCCACCGGTGGAAGAGTCAGGGAACACAGACGCAAGCCTAGGTCGAGAAGGGGTTCCTCCGCTGGACTCtctcatcactgtcatcatcaggATGTATTGCAGGAGACATTTTAATTATCTACTATCTCATTTCTCTCCATGACAATTCAATAATATAGGAAgaattgttatttccattttgcaaatgagaagacGAAAGTACAGGGAGGAAACTGGTTTGCCCAAGATTCCCAGTGTCAGTTCATTGATCACCTGGCACTGGTGGAAATAGCCCAGGTCTCCCAGTCCTCGCTCAGCTCATTTTTCTTTATGCTGTGCAATCTTCCAGCTGAGCCTAGGAAGGCTGCAGCTGTTTGTCGGGCTTTATTTCACTTCCCCTCCGGTTTGTTTATAGGTAATATTGCATATCCTCTCTACTTCCTTAAAGTATTTAATCACTTATCTATACCTGTCACCTTGTTCAGATCTCTATCATTGTGTTTAACATACTGTTTTATAATTATCTATTTATAGATATTTTCCCTATTAAATTATAAGCATTTTGAGGGTAGGGACATTGTCTTATTTGCCTTTGTCCCCCCAGTGTCTAGCCCAGTTtctgacacacagtaggcactctgAATGTTTGTTGCATGAATCGAGAATGAATGAGCCCTTACATGTCCTGTTCTTCTCTATGTATAGACTACCTAATTAGCACCATTGACTCCCCAAAAACCTGAATTAGAATATTCCTTTCTAATGCTCTGAAAGGTTTCTCAGAGATTTCTGAGACGTTAACACTGAGAAATGTCCGAATTATTGCAGTTCCTAATTGAGGACACCTAAGAAGGCGTGGTACTCTGACAAAGGTAAGTAAAGAGAGGCAAGATGTCTCAATGGATTAGTTCCTATTTATGGCTAGTGTTGTTAAGTCAGGGACAGAGGTGCATTCCTGAGCCTTTCAGTCATGTATCTACTGGTGGCCACTTTTGttgtaaccattttttttttttcagatgatatcttgctctgttgcccaggctggagtgcagtggcgccatctcggctcactgcaacctctgcctcctgggttcaagcaattcttgtgcctcagcctctcgagtagctgggattacaggcgcccgccaccatgcctggctaatttttctacttttagtagtgatggagtttcaccatgttggccaggctagtctcgaactcttgacctcaagtgatccacccacctcggcctcccaaagtgctgggattacacgtgacAGCCGACATGCCCAGCTGttgtaaccatttttatttttatttattcattcatctactttgagacagagtctcgctttgtcgcccaggccagagtgcagtggtgctatctcggctcactgcaagctctgcctcccaggttcatgccattctcctgcctcagcctccagagtagctgggactacaggcgcctgccactacgcccggctatttttttttttttttttagtagagacggggtttcactgtgttaaccaggatggtctcgatctcctgacctcatgatccacccaccttggcctcccaaagtggtgggattacaggcgtgagccaccacgcccagccttttgtaaccatttttaaaagcGAATACTGTCATCCCTGTGGAGAGAATTTATACTAGATGCAGTCTGCTTTTGTCATATCCTCTCTAAGTCTGCACTCCTCAAGTTGATGGTAGGGATTAAACCTAATGAATGGTCCTCTGAAGAAGAGTGACAGCATCCACCTAATCATAAGGAGGTTCTGTGGGAGAGAGCTGAGCAGGTATTGTAGGAAAAGATGTCAATTCTGACAACAATTTAGAGTGCAGGAACCCACAAGAGTCACAGCACCTTATGCCTGTGGGGTGTGTAAGGACAGGGGAGGCTGCTCCTGCTGACTGAGTAAACACCTCAGGATCATAAGCATGGTAAAAAAAATGgattaatatatttgttttttactttgaaGCTTATGGATTCCTTCCCTTCCAAGAGAAGAAAATCCTCTTTCTCATTTATGTCAATTATAATTTAACCTTTAGGTGTGTGGTCCCAAGCAGCACATTATTGGCAAAAGGCAACTCAGCTCATCATTTAGAACTTGACAGCTCTTTCAGATTTTCCGTCATTCACATTAGCTATGTTGTGTACAAAGTGATGCATAAGGTGAAAAAGAAGCTTGAGACAGAACTAAAGAGAACAAGTTCCCAGTGTCCTCTCTGACTTGTAGCTGCTGGCTGATGGAAATTGGAAATGAATTTGATCCCATAAGACATTTATTTAAGGCTCTCACTGGTATGTAGCAAATGAAAGCCTAAAGGGATGCGTTACAAGTACAGACTTCTCAGGAAAGCGCTCTCCGACAGTCAGCTTGCAGAGACAgctctccctccctcacctccctctctGTGTTAATGATACTTGTGTTCGTGTTAGTTGCTCCTTTCCCTCTCTCACAGCCAGTGCCCAGCAATGAAGTGAATTCATGGCAAAGGAGCCAGGGACCATGACAACGGTGTCCTCAGCAGCCTGGTGTCCTCTGGCCATTTGCTGTCATGGCTACAAAGTGCTCCCTCTTTTCAGTGCCTCCAGGAAGCCCGCCAGTGGTGAGACTGTGTCCTCAAGGAGCTTCGGCACCATGTCTGGTTTGGATTCATCTAAATAAATATGTGGTTCCCCAGTGCCTAAGTGTCCCTGTATTTGAGACTTTCTATGAAACATTTGGAAAGTTGCCATTCTTTAGCCAGGCTGTAAGGAAACACAGGGCCTTAAGACCCCTTTATCTTCCCAcatctacattctcttccacagaGGTTTCTAACACTGTCCTTTTCCCTAGACATCTACGACACAACTGAATTCAACCCTCCACAGTACTAAGTGCTGGAAAGAGATGCCGAAGATGACTTGCTCTCTGCCTCTATGGGCTTTCCAATTTAAGTTGGGATAACAGGACGCACATCCACCACAAAGAGGCAAACAGCAGAACACAAATATGCACATAGCTAATTATAGACAGAGCCCCAAGACCTGAGGGCTGGAATGATACTCAAGAAATTGGAGGGCTGGACaatgtggcttatgcctgtaatcccagaactttgggaagccgaggcggatggatcacttgaggtcaggagttcaagacaagccctgccaacatggtgaaaccccaactctataaaaatacaaaaattaggctgggcatggcatCTTACGCccgtaatcctggcactttgtgaggccgaggcaggcggatcacttgaggttaagagttcaaaaccagcctggccaacacggtaaaaccctgtctctactaaaaatacgacaAAATTGGACAGGTATGGTGGCgagcgcctctaatcccagctactcaggacgctgagggaggagaagcacttgaatccaggaggcagagcttgc
This portion of the Pongo abelii isolate AG06213 chromosome 1, NHGRI_mPonAbe1-v2.0_pri, whole genome shotgun sequence genome encodes:
- the MYBPHL gene encoding myosin-binding protein H-like isoform X1 encodes the protein MEAATAPEVAAGSKVKEASPADAEPPQASPGQGAGSPTPQLLPPIEEHPKIWLPRALRQTYIRKVGDTVNLLIPFQGKPKPQAIWTHDGCALDTRRVSVRNGERDSILFIREAQRADSGRYQLRVQLGGLEATATIDILVIERPGPPQSIKLVDVWGFSATLEWTPPQDTGNTALLGYTVQKADTKSGLWFTVLEHYHRTSCIVSDLIIGNSYAFRVFAENQCGLSETAPITTDLAHIQKAATVYKTKGFAQRDFSEAPKFTQPLADCTTVTGYNTQLFCCVRASPRPKIIWLKNKMDIQGNPKYRALTHLGICSLEIRKPGPFDGGIYTCKAVNPLGEASVDCRVDVKVPN
- the MYBPHL gene encoding myosin-binding protein H-like isoform X2, translated to MEAATAPEVAAGSKVKEASPADAEPPQASPGQGAGSPTPQLLPPIEEHPKIWLPRALRQTYIRKVGDTVNLLIPFQGKPKPQAIWTHDGCALDTRRVSVRNGERDSILFIREAQRADSERPGPPQSIKLVDVWGFSATLEWTPPQDTGNTALLGYTVQKADTKSGLWFTVLEHYHRTSCIVSDLIIGNSYAFRVFAENQCGLSETAPITTDLAHIQKAATVYKTKGFAQRDFSEAPKFTQPLADCTTVTGYNTQLFCCVRASPRPKIIWLKNKMDIQGNPKYRALTHLGICSLEIRKPGPFDGGIYTCKAVNPLGEASVDCRVDVKVPN